The Methanolobus sp. WCC4 genome includes the window GTCTGAGCGATGTACTGAAGGAAAGGATACGAACCCAGAGAGGAATATTGATTGCAGGACCACCCGGAGCGGGAAAATCCACATTTGCAGCCGGGGTTGCTACATACCTGAACGACAAAGGATTCGTCGTCAAGACAATGGAATCACCACGTGACCTGCAGGTACCTCAGGAGATCACACAATATGCACCTCTTGACGGCAGCCTTGAGAACACTGCTGATGTGCTCCTGCTTGTTCGTCCTGATTATACCATCTATGACGAGGTACGCAAGACAAAGGATTTCGAGATATTCGCGGATATGAGACTGGCAGGCGTGGGTATGTTAGGTGTTGTCCATGCGAACCGCGCAGTTGATGCCATCCAGAGACTTATCGGCAGGGTGGAGCTTGGTGTGATACCACAGGTTGTTGATACTGTGATATTCATCGACAAGGGAGAGATCGCCAAGGTGCAGGTGCTCGAGTTCACCGTAAAGGTTCCTGCCGGTATGATGGAAGCGGACCTCGCAAGACCGGTCATCCTTGTATCTGACCTTGAGACAGGAAAGAGCGAGTTCGAGATCTACACCTACGGAGAACAGGTCGTTGTCATGCCCCTCGGAAATGAACAGCAGAGAAGCCCTTCATGGAAGCTCGCTGAAAGTGAGGTAAAGGACTTCATCAGCAGCTATGCAAGCGGACCTGTAGAGGTCGAGATGACATCTGATAACCGTGCCCTTGTCCATGTGAAGGACAAGGACCTTCCAAAGATAATAGGAAAAGGCGGCAAGACGATCGCTGATATTGAGAGGGCACTGGGCATTCATATCGATGTACGCAAGTTCGAATCAGGTGAGGAACGCAAGATGCGTGAGAACAGGGAACATCACCCGATAATCGAACGCTCGAAGAAGCATGTCATACTGAACATTCCTGATGCGTCCGGACGTGATGTGGAGGTCTATGCAGGCGAAGGATTCCTATTCTCAGCAACCATCGGCAGGCACGGAGACATCAAGGTGAGGGCGGATTCTGAACTGGCCTATGATATTCTGGATGCTATGAGAGAGGGAGAGGTCATCTGGGTGAAGGAGGTATGACCTCCTTACCTTTTTAGCTCCTTCATGAAAATTACTTCACTGTCATTTTCCAAAGCTATATATATTTGGAAATAATTAATTTTACTCAGAAATGGAAATTGACGTCAAATGTGACTACGAGATACTTCCAGACAATAATCTAGCTTTTAAAGTAAAGGTCACAAACAACACGGACCTGGTCATCTCCAACGTTCATGTAACAATTGATCACACCGAATCATTTTTCGAGTTGCAGGGAGAGAGCAGTCAGAGACTGGGGCTTATTCCACCCGCCATCACAAGAACATCGGAGTTCATACTAAAGCCACTTGGGTGTATCCACATGGATAACATCGAAGCAAACCTGACCTATCGGGACCACAGATGGGAAAAGCATACTATAACTGTCAGATCAGAAGAAGTTCATTGTATCTACCCATTCCTCCGTCCCAGACCAATGGCCAGAAATGAATTCCTGGAATATTTCAAAGCCTGGGACCCGATAGAGACCGGAATTAACTTTGAAGACATCGGTGTTGAAAAGATCACATCATCCCTTATACAGATGTCTCGAAACCGTTTCCATATTGTAGATGGAAGTAAGACAGAACAGGGCAATGTCATCTATTTTTCAGCCGAGTCTACAGATAAAGAAGTCTGCTACCTGTTAAAGGCACTTGTCAGAGAGGAACACGGACAGACACAGGTCATGTTCAGGGCAGCATCAGACAGAACAAATGAGACACAGGAGTTCCTGAATGAGATCGTTCCTGAACTCAGGAAGTTTGTCAGTAACGTGAATTCTGCAAAAGACACCGGCACCATAAAGAAAGAACATGTTATCAGCATAGGGAATCCCGTTGTACATGAAACTGATAACCGTGCAGGCAGCAGGAACAGGCAAATTAGCAGACGAAATAGTGTCCCCCCCGGAACCAGAGCAGGAACGAGACAGTCAGTAGGATCTGGTAGTATGAACCACAGAAGTGGTTCTGAAGAGGAAGAAGATGTTGCCAGAATGTATGATGCATACCTGAGAGAGGTAAAAGGCAAGACCATTGATATAGAAAAGAAAGAGGCTGTAGTCCTTCCAAGCAATACTCAAA containing:
- a CDS encoding PINc/VapC family ATPase, whose protein sequence is MEESMDNRQIVVPDTSAVIDGILSGRIRNGELGDVDIHIPEAVMAELEAQANRGLEIGYKGLEEVQELQRYAEKGNIGLFFTGLRPNPDQVRLAKGGEIDALIRGTAEELKAKFVTGDRVQSLVAKAKGLDVDFEKPPMEEFGPLLVDEFFTPDTMSVHLKHKVSPMAKRGSIGNVKYEKIRDEPCTYGELKMISRELLERARSDLESFSEMSFNGATVLQIRNMRIAISNPPFSDDIEITIVRPIASVSLEQYRLSDVLKERIRTQRGILIAGPPGAGKSTFAAGVATYLNDKGFVVKTMESPRDLQVPQEITQYAPLDGSLENTADVLLLVRPDYTIYDEVRKTKDFEIFADMRLAGVGMLGVVHANRAVDAIQRLIGRVELGVIPQVVDTVIFIDKGEIAKVQVLEFTVKVPAGMMEADLARPVILVSDLETGKSEFEIYTYGEQVVVMPLGNEQQRSPSWKLAESEVKDFISSYASGPVEVEMTSDNRALVHVKDKDLPKIIGKGGKTIADIERALGIHIDVRKFESGEERKMRENREHHPIIERSKKHVILNIPDASGRDVEVYAGEGFLFSATIGRHGDIKVRADSELAYDILDAMREGEVIWVKEV